One window of Deltaproteobacteria bacterium genomic DNA carries:
- the clpX gene encoding ATP-dependent Clp protease ATP-binding subunit ClpX — MARKEFQGGQLTCSFCGKSQREVRKLIAGPTVYICDECIRLCTDIIDEEAEREQAEHKPKKLFTPQEIVAFLDQYVIGQTRAKKILAVAVYNHYKRINSLNPNDSNSLSVETKSVDHDNDHHNVELYKSNVLLAGPTGTGKTLLAQTLARMLDVPFAIADATTLTEAGYVGEDVENIVANLLIAADNDIERCQRGIIYIDEIDKIARKGGDSPATTRDVSGEGVQQALLKIIEGSKANVPAKGAKKYGQSEISQVDTTNVLFICGGSFTGIEQLVQRRVGRQGLGFGAEIHKSEDRCVGELLRDLEPQDLTKFGLIPEFVGRLPVLATMDDLSQRDLESILTEPKNALVRQYQKLFALERVELTFSSEAIKCIASQAIKTNAGARGLRSILENAMLDIMYEAPFLDGIRRCHITADVINGRGKPELFFENKKSEVKSA; from the coding sequence TTGGCACGCAAAGAATTTCAAGGTGGGCAGTTAACCTGCTCATTTTGCGGCAAAAGTCAGCGAGAAGTACGTAAACTCATTGCTGGACCAACTGTCTATATTTGTGATGAATGTATTCGTCTATGTACTGATATAATTGACGAAGAGGCTGAACGCGAACAAGCCGAACACAAGCCGAAAAAACTATTCACTCCTCAAGAAATTGTCGCATTTCTTGATCAATATGTTATTGGGCAAACTCGAGCTAAAAAAATATTGGCTGTCGCAGTTTATAATCACTACAAGCGTATCAATAGCCTCAATCCTAATGATTCAAATTCTCTTTCGGTTGAAACTAAATCTGTAGATCATGATAACGATCATCATAATGTAGAGCTATATAAATCAAATGTTTTACTGGCTGGACCAACTGGTACTGGCAAAACCTTGCTTGCTCAAACATTGGCGCGCATGCTTGATGTACCATTTGCTATTGCTGACGCCACTACTCTTACTGAAGCTGGATATGTCGGCGAAGACGTTGAAAACATTGTTGCCAATCTTTTAATTGCTGCTGACAATGACATTGAACGTTGTCAACGTGGCATTATTTATATTGATGAAATTGATAAAATTGCTCGTAAAGGTGGCGATTCACCTGCCACAACAAGAGACGTATCAGGTGAAGGCGTACAACAAGCTTTGCTAAAAATTATTGAAGGTTCAAAAGCTAATGTACCTGCTAAAGGTGCCAAGAAATATGGTCAATCAGAAATTAGCCAAGTAGATACTACCAACGTACTATTTATTTGTGGTGGTAGTTTTACTGGTATTGAGCAACTCGTACAGCGCCGAGTTGGTCGTCAAGGACTTGGCTTTGGTGCAGAAATTCATAAATCAGAGGATCGTTGTGTTGGTGAATTATTGCGTGATCTCGAACCGCAAGATCTTACTAAATTTGGTCTAATACCTGAATTTGTCGGCCGTCTGCCCGTATTAGCCACTATGGACGACCTTAGCCAACGAGATCTTGAAAGCATCCTCACTGAGCCGAAAAATGCTTTGGTAAGACAATATCAAAAACTCTTTGCTCTTGAACGAGTTGAACTCACTTTCTCTTCCGAAGCGATAAAATGCATTGCTAGTCAAGCCATTAAAACTAATGCTGGAGCTCGTGGTTTACGCAGTATTCTAGAAAATGCAATGCTTGATATTATGTATGAGGCACCATTTCTTGATGGTATTCGTCGTTGCCACATTACCGCTGATGTTATTAACGGTAGGGGTAAACCCGAGCTAT